In one uncultured Methanobrevibacter sp. genomic region, the following are encoded:
- a CDS encoding nitroreductase family protein produces MEFKDVIDKRYSVRGYLDKEVEQEKLEYVLNAATIAPTGKNLQPFKVFVIDTKKNKEALSEIYGAGWFVEAPYVLCVVANVKESWTRPWDGKNIADIDATIVMDHIILAATDVGLGTCYIGAFKEDKARIFLNLSDDEIPVLFTPLGYANAEPRETPRKKLDEFVEYI; encoded by the coding sequence ATGGAATTTAAAGATGTAATTGATAAAAGATATAGTGTAAGAGGATATTTAGATAAAGAAGTTGAACAAGAAAAACTTGAATATGTATTAAATGCAGCTACTATTGCACCTACTGGAAAAAATTTACAACCGTTCAAAGTATTTGTAATTGATACTAAAAAGAATAAAGAAGCATTATCTGAAATTTATGGGGCTGGATGGTTTGTAGAGGCACCTTATGTTTTATGTGTTGTTGCTAATGTTAAAGAATCTTGGACAAGACCATGGGATGGAAAAAATATAGCTGATATTGATGCAACAATTGTGATGGATCATATTATTTTAGCAGCTACAGATGTGGGTCTTGGAACTTGTTATATTGGGGCATTTAAGGAGGATAAGGCTAGAATCTTCTTAAATTTAAGTGATGATGAAATACCTGTTTTATTTACTCCATTAGGTTATGCAAATGCAGAACCTAGAGAAACTCCAAGAAAGAAACTTGATGAATTTGTAGAATATATTTAG
- a CDS encoding V-type ATP synthase subunit H codes for MAEISEAIAMIKNAESDAEQLILDSESKSVDMVNESKINAENIINEAKKVAEEEAKNTVFDAEDKAKKEAQSIAKDGEANVASLKNKAMANVDDAASIIVKNVL; via the coding sequence ATGGCAGAGATATCAGAAGCTATCGCAATGATAAAAAACGCTGAATCTGATGCTGAACAACTTATTCTTGATTCAGAATCCAAATCTGTGGACATGGTTAATGAATCAAAAATAAATGCTGAAAATATTATAAATGAGGCAAAAAAAGTAGCAGAAGAGGAAGCTAAAAATACTGTTTTTGATGCAGAAGACAAAGCTAAAAAAGAAGCACAATCTATTGCTAAAGATGGGGAAGCTAATGTAGCTTCATTAAAGAATAAAGCTATGGCAAATGTAGATGATGCTGCTTCTATTATTGTCAAAAATGTTTTATAG